One Dietzia sp. JS16-p6b genomic window carries:
- the dnaA gene encoding chromosomal replication initiator protein DnaA, giving the protein MSPDLEHVWSAVLDKLTDPSLASDDNPALSRQQQAWLRLVQPIAVVNGFAMLAAPSAFARDNIESILRGPITRALSSQLGEPVDLAVKVDTSLAGQRNHVDVDEPPIDVDDIHRPVPEQAQADSTPRPTRMTEEQIAAERLLHGSDRDEALSAATAPGLNERYTFSAFVQGNSNRFARAAALAVAEAPARAYNPLFIWGESGLGKTHLLHAIGHYSLRMYSEQKVKYVSTEEFTNDFINSVRDGRQNMFKKRYREADILLVDDIQFLIGKEQVQEEFFHTFNTIHNAQKQIVISSDRPPKQLQPLEDRLRTRFEWGLITDIQPPELETRIAIIDKKAKSENYVVPRDVLELIATRVQRNIRELEGALIRVVAFASLNGHDIDVPLAEVVLRDVVSDDDSLQISAATIMAVTAEFFSTSIDELCGTSKTRSLSRARQIAMYLCRELTDLSLPKIGVTFGGKDHTTVMYAQRKILKEIKDDRRMYDQIQELTARIKERSRSL; this is encoded by the coding sequence GTGTCTCCCGATCTCGAACACGTGTGGAGCGCGGTTCTCGACAAACTGACCGACCCCTCTCTGGCGAGCGACGACAACCCGGCTCTGTCCCGCCAGCAACAGGCCTGGCTACGCCTCGTCCAACCCATCGCCGTGGTCAACGGATTCGCGATGCTCGCCGCCCCGTCGGCGTTCGCGAGGGACAACATCGAATCGATCCTCCGCGGACCGATCACCAGGGCGCTGAGCTCCCAACTCGGAGAACCGGTCGATCTGGCGGTCAAGGTCGACACTTCGCTCGCCGGCCAGCGCAACCACGTCGACGTCGACGAGCCACCGATCGACGTCGACGACATCCACCGACCGGTGCCGGAGCAGGCGCAGGCCGATTCCACCCCTCGTCCCACGCGGATGACCGAAGAGCAGATCGCAGCGGAACGGCTGCTGCACGGCAGCGATCGCGACGAGGCCCTGTCAGCGGCGACCGCCCCGGGTCTCAATGAGCGATACACGTTCAGCGCTTTCGTCCAGGGCAACTCGAACCGGTTCGCTCGCGCCGCCGCACTCGCGGTGGCCGAGGCCCCCGCACGGGCGTACAACCCGCTGTTCATCTGGGGAGAGTCGGGGCTCGGGAAGACGCACCTGCTCCACGCCATCGGGCATTACTCCCTGCGGATGTACTCCGAGCAGAAGGTCAAGTACGTCTCGACGGAGGAGTTCACCAACGACTTCATCAACTCCGTGCGCGACGGCCGCCAGAACATGTTCAAGAAGCGGTACCGCGAGGCGGACATCCTCCTGGTGGACGACATCCAGTTCCTGATCGGTAAGGAACAGGTGCAGGAGGAGTTCTTCCACACCTTCAACACGATCCACAACGCGCAGAAGCAGATCGTGATCTCCTCCGATCGTCCCCCCAAACAGCTCCAGCCACTCGAGGACAGGCTGCGTACCCGGTTCGAGTGGGGTCTGATCACCGACATCCAGCCTCCAGAGCTCGAGACGCGCATCGCGATCATCGACAAGAAGGCCAAGTCGGAGAACTACGTCGTCCCGCGGGACGTCCTGGAGCTCATCGCCACCCGGGTCCAACGCAACATCCGCGAGCTCGAGGGAGCGTTGATCAGAGTCGTCGCGTTCGCCTCCCTCAACGGACACGATATCGACGTCCCGTTGGCGGAGGTCGTCCTCCGCGACGTCGTCTCGGACGACGACTCCCTGCAGATCTCCGCAGCGACGATCATGGCGGTCACCGCGGAGTTCTTCTCGACCAGCATCGACGAGCTCTGCGGCACCTCGAAGACGCGGTCCCTCTCGCGCGCCCGACAGATCGCCATGTATCTCTGCCGAGAGCTCACCGACCTCTCGCTGCCCAAGATCGGGGTCACCTTCGGCGGTAAGGACCACACCACGGTCATGTACGCCCAGCGCAAGATCCTCAAGGAGATCAAGGACGACCGCCGGATGTACGACCAGATCCAGGAACTGACCGCCCGGATCAAGGAACGCTCGCGGTCCCTCTGA
- the dnaN gene encoding DNA polymerase III subunit beta: protein MEITDPTFRVTREDFADSVAWVARTLPSRPSVPILGGVLLEADSGLTISGFDYETSAQVSVPAEVSEPGSTLVSGRLLADIARALPDRPVEVTVSAQKMYITCGSAKFTLPTMPVEDYPQLPAMPGVTGSAAVDAFSEAVAQVAVAAGKDDTLPMLTGIRMEIEGPRVTLIATDRFRLAIRDLEWEPAREDVSVEVLIPAKTLSDVTRSAGQGGRVDLSLGAGSEVGADGIMGVLVSGQRTTTRLLDAEFPKVRQLLPTQHTSMALVQVDDLVQAIKRVALVADRGVQVRMAFSDGEVALSAGGDDAAQASETLPVDFLGEPLTIAFNPGYLLDGLGSMHSARVAFGFTQASRPAVLRPAPEALPSPEADGSIAPVESDHTYLLMPVRLPG from the coding sequence ATGGAGATCACGGATCCGACGTTCCGCGTCACCCGCGAGGACTTCGCCGATTCGGTGGCCTGGGTCGCGCGGACCCTCCCGTCCCGACCGTCCGTGCCGATTCTCGGTGGCGTGCTCCTCGAGGCGGACTCCGGTCTGACGATCTCCGGATTCGACTACGAGACCTCCGCACAGGTGTCGGTCCCGGCGGAGGTCTCCGAACCGGGCAGCACCCTCGTGTCCGGCCGGTTGCTGGCCGACATCGCGCGGGCCCTTCCCGACCGTCCAGTCGAGGTGACGGTGAGTGCGCAGAAGATGTACATCACCTGTGGCTCCGCCAAGTTCACCCTGCCCACGATGCCCGTCGAGGACTACCCGCAGCTCCCGGCGATGCCCGGGGTCACCGGCTCGGCCGCGGTCGACGCGTTCTCCGAGGCGGTGGCCCAGGTCGCGGTCGCGGCGGGCAAGGACGACACGCTCCCGATGCTCACCGGCATCCGGATGGAGATCGAGGGGCCTCGTGTCACCCTCATCGCCACCGACCGGTTCCGCCTCGCGATCCGGGATCTCGAATGGGAACCCGCTCGCGAGGACGTGTCGGTCGAGGTGCTGATCCCGGCCAAGACCCTGTCCGACGTGACCCGGTCAGCCGGTCAGGGAGGGCGAGTCGATCTGAGCCTGGGCGCGGGTTCCGAGGTGGGCGCGGACGGCATCATGGGCGTCCTGGTGTCCGGCCAGCGCACCACGACCCGGTTGCTCGACGCCGAGTTCCCCAAAGTGCGCCAACTCCTGCCCACCCAACACACCTCGATGGCCCTCGTCCAGGTCGACGACCTGGTCCAGGCCATCAAGCGAGTCGCCCTGGTGGCGGACCGGGGAGTGCAGGTCCGGATGGCGTTCTCGGACGGGGAGGTCGCACTCTCCGCGGGCGGCGACGACGCGGCTCAGGCTTCCGAGACCCTCCCGGTCGACTTCCTCGGTGAGCCCCTGACCATCGCGTTCAACCCCGGTTACCTGCTCGACGGGCTCGGCAGCATGCATTCGGCCCGGGTCGCGTTCGGATTCACCCAGGCCAGCCGGCCCGCGGTCCTTCGGCCCGCGCCCGAGGCCCTGCCCTCCCCGGAGGCCGACGGTTCCATCGCGCCCGTCGAGTCGGACCACACGTATCTGCTCATGCCGGTCCGTCTGCCGGGCTGA
- the recF gene encoding DNA replication/repair protein RecF, whose product MHLRHLRLLDFRSWPLLELELHPGVTTLVGRNGHGKTNVLEAVGVLSTLRSHRVPTEAPMIRTGAETAMIAALAHNAGRELTVELALNSGRANRARLNTSPCRRLGDILGVVQSVLFAPEDLALVRGEPAERRKLLDELQVQRRPAHGGVLTEYSSVLRQRSALLKSASGVLRRGRGEGADAALETLDVWDGRLAHLGARIVAGRIALLAELRPLVADAYRRLAPESRPADLAYRFRVATPPDEAELADPELVEAVLLSELGRRRQDEIDRGMSLVGPHRDEVVLSLGDEPAKGFASHGETWSFALALRLGSLELFRADGVEPVLLLDDVFAELDRHRRAALAEAATGVEQVLVTAAVGDDVPDGLRGTRHDVVMTGQGAGRHSVITATDSEVH is encoded by the coding sequence ATGCACCTGCGTCATCTCAGGCTTCTGGACTTCCGCTCGTGGCCGCTGCTCGAGCTGGAGCTGCACCCGGGGGTCACCACACTGGTGGGGCGCAACGGGCACGGGAAGACCAACGTCCTCGAAGCCGTGGGCGTGCTCTCGACCCTGAGATCCCACCGGGTGCCCACCGAGGCTCCGATGATCCGGACCGGTGCGGAGACGGCCATGATCGCCGCGCTCGCGCACAACGCCGGGCGTGAACTCACCGTCGAGCTGGCACTCAACTCCGGAAGAGCGAATCGCGCGCGGCTCAACACCTCGCCGTGCCGCCGCCTCGGGGACATCCTCGGCGTGGTGCAGTCCGTGCTGTTCGCACCCGAGGACCTGGCACTGGTCCGGGGGGAGCCCGCCGAGCGGCGGAAGCTGCTCGATGAGCTCCAGGTCCAGCGTCGGCCCGCCCACGGGGGTGTCCTCACCGAGTACTCCTCGGTGCTCCGGCAGCGCTCCGCCCTGCTCAAGTCCGCCTCCGGCGTCCTGCGCCGCGGGAGGGGAGAGGGCGCGGACGCGGCGCTCGAGACCCTCGACGTGTGGGACGGCCGCCTCGCCCACCTCGGTGCGAGGATCGTCGCGGGGCGGATCGCCCTGCTCGCCGAACTACGGCCGCTGGTCGCCGACGCCTACCGGCGATTGGCTCCGGAGTCCCGACCGGCGGACCTGGCCTACCGGTTCCGCGTCGCCACCCCACCGGACGAGGCCGAGCTCGCCGATCCGGAACTCGTCGAAGCGGTTCTGCTCTCCGAGTTGGGCCGCCGGCGTCAGGACGAGATCGACCGGGGGATGTCGCTCGTCGGGCCGCACCGGGACGAGGTGGTCCTGTCCCTGGGCGACGAACCGGCCAAGGGCTTCGCGAGCCACGGCGAGACGTGGTCGTTCGCCCTGGCGCTGCGCCTCGGGTCACTGGAGTTGTTCCGCGCGGACGGGGTCGAACCCGTGTTGCTCCTCGACGACGTGTTCGCGGAACTCGACCGGCATCGTCGAGCAGCTCTCGCCGAGGCCGCGACCGGGGTGGAACAGGTCCTGGTGACGGCGGCGGTCGGCGACGACGTGCCGGACGGTCTGAGGGGGACCCGTCATGACGTGGTGATGACGGGCCAGGGAGCCGGTCGTCATTCGGTTATCACGGCGACGGACAGTGAGGTGCACTAG
- a CDS encoding DciA family protein, producing MTDDHAGRPITPSEEPKRGYDIARQALEEARSRARADGKQIGRGRTGPVGGGKRLRRRGWTGSGADPWDPQPLGRLVGQVARRRGWDDKVATGRLFAEWDRIVGEDVSAHATPERLEEGVLYVRASSTAWATQLRLVAADILRKIAAAMGPGHVRRLRIEGPDKPSWRKGPLHVSGRGPRDTYG from the coding sequence GTGACCGATGACCATGCCGGGCGGCCGATAACACCGTCTGAGGAACCGAAACGTGGTTATGACATCGCCAGACAGGCCCTCGAGGAGGCTCGGAGTCGTGCCCGGGCGGACGGCAAGCAGATCGGGCGCGGCCGAACCGGACCGGTAGGGGGCGGCAAGCGCCTGCGCAGACGTGGCTGGACCGGTTCGGGCGCCGACCCCTGGGATCCCCAGCCGCTCGGGCGGCTCGTCGGCCAGGTCGCCAGGAGGCGGGGATGGGACGACAAGGTCGCCACCGGCAGGCTGTTCGCGGAGTGGGACCGCATCGTCGGGGAGGACGTGTCCGCGCACGCGACCCCGGAGCGACTGGAGGAGGGTGTGTTGTACGTCCGCGCCTCCAGCACCGCGTGGGCGACCCAGCTCCGGCTCGTGGCGGCCGACATCCTCCGCAAGATCGCCGCGGCCATGGGGCCGGGTCACGTCCGGCGCCTCAGGATCGAGGGGCCCGACAAGCCGAGTTGGCGGAAGGGCCCGTTGCACGTGTCCGGTCGCGGACCCCGGGACACCTACGGCTGA
- the gyrB gene encoding DNA topoisomerase (ATP-hydrolyzing) subunit B has protein sequence MADAKSKASTQGANDYGASSITVLEGLEAVRLRPGMYIGSTGPRGLHHLIWEVVDNSIDEAMAGHATGVKVTLLEDGGVEVIDDGRGIPVEMHEQGMPTVQVVMTQLHAGGKFDSDSYAVSGGLHGVGISVVNALSTRVEVQIKRDGRLWQQDFNMAEPEELVDAGPAEGTGTRVRFWADASIFETTEYDFDVVARRLQEMAFLNKGLTITLTDRRSRAEQAAELDAIADSEGRGSDSAPGSDEGSDLEHAVDAEKAFVEGATDAADAADAAERSETQTTEAPDAAKVRERKRTFHYPEGLKDYVTAINKSKTAIHPTILYFEGKGTGHEVEVAMQWNSGYSESVHTFANTINTHEGGTHEEGFRAALTSLVNKYARDKKLLKEKDPNLTGDDIREGLAAVISAKISDPQFEGQTKTKLGNTEVKGFVQRQVAEHVGHWFEANPAEARVIVNKGIASSQARVAARKAREMVRRKSATDIGGLPGKLADCRSKDPAKSELYIVEGDSAGGSAKSGRDSMFQAILPLRGKIINVEKSRIDKVLKNTEVQAIITALGTGIHEEFDLEKLRYHKIVLMADADVDGQHISTLLLTLLFRFMRPLVENGNVYLAQPPLYKLKWGKGEPDFAYSDRERDELLKIGLEKKRKINVEDGIQRYKGLGEMNPKELWETTMDPTVRTLRLVTLEDAAAADELFSILMGEDVDARRNFITRNARDVRFLDV, from the coding sequence GTGGCGGACGCCAAGAGCAAGGCCAGCACGCAGGGCGCGAACGACTACGGTGCGTCGTCGATCACCGTTCTCGAAGGACTCGAGGCCGTCCGGCTGCGTCCGGGCATGTACATCGGCTCGACCGGGCCCCGCGGTCTGCACCACCTGATCTGGGAGGTGGTCGACAACTCGATCGACGAGGCCATGGCCGGTCACGCGACGGGCGTCAAGGTCACCCTGCTCGAGGACGGCGGCGTCGAGGTGATCGACGACGGGCGCGGCATCCCCGTCGAGATGCACGAACAGGGCATGCCCACCGTGCAGGTCGTGATGACCCAGCTGCACGCCGGCGGCAAGTTCGATTCCGACTCCTACGCGGTCTCCGGTGGACTCCACGGTGTGGGAATCTCGGTGGTCAACGCTCTGTCCACGCGGGTCGAGGTACAGATCAAGCGTGACGGACGCCTGTGGCAGCAGGACTTCAACATGGCGGAGCCCGAGGAGCTCGTGGACGCCGGCCCCGCGGAGGGGACCGGGACCCGCGTCCGCTTCTGGGCGGACGCATCGATCTTCGAGACCACCGAGTACGACTTCGACGTGGTCGCCCGACGTCTCCAGGAGATGGCGTTCCTCAACAAGGGTCTGACCATCACGTTGACCGATCGACGGTCACGCGCGGAGCAGGCCGCCGAACTCGACGCCATCGCGGACAGCGAAGGTCGTGGATCCGATTCCGCGCCCGGTTCCGACGAGGGGTCGGACCTCGAGCACGCGGTGGACGCGGAGAAGGCGTTCGTCGAGGGGGCAACCGACGCCGCCGACGCCGCCGACGCGGCCGAACGGTCCGAGACCCAGACCACCGAGGCCCCCGACGCGGCCAAGGTTCGCGAGCGCAAGCGCACCTTCCACTACCCCGAGGGCCTCAAGGACTACGTCACGGCGATCAACAAGTCCAAGACCGCGATCCACCCGACGATCCTCTACTTCGAGGGCAAGGGCACGGGCCACGAGGTCGAGGTCGCGATGCAGTGGAACTCCGGGTACTCGGAATCGGTCCACACCTTCGCCAACACGATCAACACCCACGAGGGCGGAACCCACGAAGAGGGCTTCCGCGCTGCGCTGACCTCGCTGGTGAACAAGTACGCGCGCGACAAGAAACTGCTCAAGGAAAAGGACCCCAATCTCACGGGGGACGACATCCGCGAGGGTCTCGCCGCAGTCATCTCGGCCAAGATCTCCGACCCGCAGTTCGAGGGGCAGACCAAGACGAAGTTGGGCAACACCGAGGTCAAGGGTTTCGTTCAGCGGCAGGTCGCAGAACACGTCGGTCACTGGTTCGAGGCCAACCCCGCCGAGGCCAGGGTGATCGTCAACAAGGGCATCGCCTCGAGCCAGGCCCGCGTCGCCGCGCGCAAGGCCCGTGAGATGGTCCGCCGGAAGTCGGCGACCGACATCGGGGGGCTCCCCGGAAAGCTGGCCGACTGTCGGTCGAAGGACCCGGCGAAATCCGAGTTGTACATCGTGGAGGGTGACTCCGCCGGGGGCTCGGCCAAGTCGGGTCGGGATTCGATGTTCCAGGCGATCCTGCCGCTGCGCGGGAAGATCATCAACGTCGAGAAATCCCGGATCGACAAGGTCCTCAAGAACACCGAGGTCCAGGCCATCATCACAGCCCTGGGTACGGGTATCCACGAGGAGTTCGACCTCGAGAAGCTGCGCTATCACAAGATCGTGCTGATGGCCGACGCCGACGTCGACGGTCAACACATCTCCACGCTTCTGCTCACCCTGCTGTTCCGCTTCATGAGGCCACTGGTGGAGAACGGAAACGTCTATCTGGCGCAGCCGCCCCTGTACAAGCTCAAGTGGGGTAAGGGCGAGCCGGATTTCGCGTACTCGGACCGGGAGCGCGACGAGCTCCTGAAGATCGGCCTGGAGAAGAAGCGCAAGATCAACGTGGAGGACGGGATCCAGCGCTACAAGGGTCTCGGTGAGATGAACCCCAAGGAACTGTGGGAGACGACCATGGATCCGACGGTCCGTACGCTCCGCCTGGTCACCCTCGAGGACGCCGCCGCCGCCGACGAACTGTTCTCGATCCTCATGGGCGAGGACGTCGACGCGCGTCGCAACTTCATCACCCGCAACGCTCGCGACGTCCGCTTCCTCGACGTCTGA
- a CDS encoding alpha/beta fold hydrolase: MSPVLSEPGLRTRRLVAVAGAAVFALVSGVLATAGAQPSTPVSANRDSVQFDRPGGFYDTRGLPVGAPGEVLRAESSGLPLAVSLPGLPEVPSPLPARAQRIVYQSADVDGRPVATSGALYDSTAPWNGPGPRPTIVIGPGTQGQGDACAPSRHLETALGVNPQTGGAVPSYEQAFALVLAAQGFRVMVIDYIGLGTPGVHTYSDRVEQAHAMLDGARAARALSGDAPVVFWGHSQGGGASAAAAELAPVYAPDVDLRAAYASAPPADLLAVLDHIDGSTLTGAIGYAINGMSQRFPAVREVVDRQVNDAGRVALADIAGLCTLDLRSAYGMRTTHEWTHSGRSLGELIRSEPEALRVLDHQRIGRLRPDVPVMVAGGVHDDIIPLRQVEQLARDWCEQGAAVHFRYETTPPVAGVTHAAAAVTNFPAALDFVTRRLAGELAPNDCGSL; the protein is encoded by the coding sequence ATGTCGCCAGTCCTCAGTGAACCCGGTCTCCGCACTCGTCGTCTCGTGGCGGTGGCAGGAGCCGCGGTCTTCGCGCTCGTCAGCGGCGTCCTCGCGACCGCTGGCGCGCAACCCTCGACACCGGTGAGCGCGAACCGGGACAGCGTCCAGTTCGACCGACCGGGTGGCTTCTACGACACCCGGGGCCTCCCCGTCGGCGCCCCGGGAGAGGTCTTGAGAGCCGAGTCCTCCGGACTCCCCCTGGCCGTGTCCCTGCCGGGGCTCCCCGAGGTGCCCTCGCCGCTGCCCGCTCGCGCCCAGCGGATCGTGTACCAGTCCGCAGACGTCGACGGACGACCGGTCGCCACCTCGGGTGCACTGTACGACTCGACCGCACCGTGGAACGGTCCCGGCCCACGGCCCACCATCGTGATCGGTCCCGGCACGCAGGGTCAGGGCGATGCGTGTGCTCCGTCCCGGCATCTCGAGACCGCGCTCGGCGTGAACCCGCAGACCGGGGGCGCGGTGCCCTCGTACGAGCAGGCGTTCGCGCTGGTCCTGGCCGCCCAGGGCTTCCGGGTGATGGTGATCGACTACATCGGCCTCGGTACTCCAGGCGTCCACACCTATTCCGACCGGGTGGAACAGGCGCATGCCATGCTGGACGGCGCCCGGGCCGCACGCGCTCTGAGCGGGGACGCTCCGGTGGTGTTCTGGGGCCACTCCCAGGGTGGAGGTGCCTCCGCGGCCGCTGCGGAACTCGCACCCGTGTACGCCCCGGACGTCGACCTGCGGGCCGCCTACGCCTCCGCTCCCCCGGCGGATCTGCTAGCTGTGCTCGACCATATCGACGGGTCCACGCTCACCGGCGCGATCGGGTACGCCATCAACGGGATGTCCCAGCGCTTTCCCGCCGTCCGGGAGGTGGTCGACCGCCAGGTCAACGACGCCGGGCGGGTCGCGCTCGCAGACATCGCGGGTCTGTGCACCCTCGACCTGCGCTCCGCGTACGGCATGCGTACCACTCACGAATGGACACACTCGGGCCGCAGCCTCGGAGAGCTGATCCGCTCCGAGCCCGAGGCGCTGCGGGTCCTCGATCATCAGCGGATCGGCCGACTCCGGCCGGACGTCCCGGTGATGGTGGCCGGGGGGGTCCACGACGACATCATCCCGCTTCGGCAGGTCGAGCAGCTCGCCCGCGACTGGTGCGAACAGGGAGCGGCCGTGCACTTCCGCTATGAGACGACCCCGCCCGTCGCCGGCGTCACGCACGCCGCGGCGGCCGTGACCAACTTCCCGGCAGCCCTGGATTTCGTCACCCGCCGGCTGGCAGGTGAGCTCGCCCCGAACGACTGCGGGAGCCTGTGA
- the gyrA gene encoding DNA gyrase subunit A, with the protein MTDTTLPPDAGGHDRIEPVDIQAEMQRSYIDYSMSVIVGRALPDVRDGLKPVHRRILYAMWDNGYRPDRSYVKSAKPVADTMGNYHPHGDSAIYDTLVRLAQPWAMRYPMVDGQGNFGSRGNDGAAAMRYTECKMTPLAMEMVRDIDKNTVDFQPNYDGKTTEPAVLPSRVPNLLINGSSGIAVGMATKIPPHNLREVAEAVYWVLENPDAGDEEALDACMGFIKGPDFPTHGFIVGDQGIKDAYTTGRGSIRMRGKTSIEEDGNRTIIVITELPYEVNPDNMILSIAEQLRDGKIAGISKIDDESSDRVGLRIVITLKRDAVAKVVLNNLYKHSQLQTSFGANMLSIVDGVPRTLPIHQLVRLYVAHQIEVIVRRTQYLLDEAERRAHILRGLVKALDALDEVIALIRRSQTVDIAREGLKDLLDIDDDQAQAILDMQLRRLAALERQKIVDQLAAIELEIADYKDILARPERQRAIVGDELREIVEKYGDDRRTVIIPADGDVTDEDLIAREDVVVTITETGYAKRTRTDLYRAQKRGGKGVRGAELKQDDIVRHFFVSSTHDWLLFFTTKGRVYRVKAYELPEASRTARGQHVANLLAFQPEERIAGVIRIKGYQDAPYLVLATRNGLVKKSRLEDYDSPRSGGLIAVNLRDGDELVGAALAGPEDDLLLVSEKGQSIRFHANDDTLRPMGRATSGVMGMRFNDGDALLSMSVVRSEMDENQLFLLVATERGYSKRTALAEYAAQGRGGKGVLTLMFDPKRGKLVGATIVELQDELYAITSSGGVIRTFAKQVRKAGRQTKGVRLMNLAENDALLAIARNADEPDDDDRRDAASEKE; encoded by the coding sequence ATGACGGACACGACGTTGCCGCCCGACGCCGGGGGACACGACCGCATCGAGCCGGTCGACATCCAGGCGGAGATGCAGAGAAGCTACATCGACTACTCGATGAGCGTCATCGTCGGGCGGGCGCTCCCGGACGTCCGGGACGGCCTCAAACCCGTCCACCGTCGCATCCTCTACGCGATGTGGGACAACGGCTACCGGCCCGACCGCAGCTACGTCAAATCCGCGAAGCCCGTCGCCGACACCATGGGTAACTACCACCCCCACGGTGACTCGGCGATCTACGACACCCTGGTCCGGCTCGCCCAGCCCTGGGCGATGCGCTACCCGATGGTCGACGGCCAGGGCAATTTCGGTTCGCGCGGCAACGACGGCGCGGCCGCGATGCGCTACACAGAGTGCAAGATGACCCCGCTCGCCATGGAGATGGTGCGGGACATCGACAAGAACACGGTCGACTTCCAGCCCAACTACGACGGCAAGACCACGGAGCCGGCGGTCCTGCCGTCCAGGGTCCCGAACCTGCTGATCAACGGATCCAGTGGCATCGCGGTGGGGATGGCCACCAAGATTCCGCCGCACAACCTCCGTGAGGTCGCCGAGGCCGTCTACTGGGTTCTGGAGAACCCGGACGCCGGGGACGAGGAGGCGCTCGACGCCTGCATGGGATTCATCAAGGGACCCGACTTCCCGACCCACGGGTTCATCGTCGGCGACCAGGGCATCAAGGACGCCTACACCACCGGACGAGGGTCGATCCGGATGCGCGGCAAGACCTCCATCGAGGAGGACGGCAACCGCACCATCATCGTGATCACCGAGCTGCCCTACGAGGTCAACCCGGACAACATGATCCTGTCGATCGCCGAGCAGCTGCGCGACGGCAAGATCGCCGGCATCTCGAAGATCGACGACGAGTCGTCCGACCGTGTGGGTCTGCGGATCGTCATCACGCTCAAGCGTGACGCCGTCGCCAAGGTCGTGCTGAACAACCTGTACAAGCACTCACAGCTGCAGACCTCGTTCGGCGCCAACATGCTGTCGATCGTCGACGGTGTGCCGCGGACGCTCCCGATCCACCAGCTGGTTCGCCTGTACGTCGCGCACCAGATCGAGGTCATCGTCCGGCGCACCCAGTATCTGTTGGACGAGGCCGAGCGACGCGCCCACATCCTGCGCGGACTGGTCAAGGCACTCGACGCGCTCGACGAGGTCATCGCGCTGATCCGTCGATCACAGACCGTCGACATCGCGCGGGAGGGCCTCAAGGACCTCCTCGACATCGACGACGACCAGGCCCAGGCCATCCTCGACATGCAGCTGCGTCGTCTCGCGGCTCTGGAGAGGCAGAAGATCGTCGACCAGCTCGCCGCCATCGAGCTGGAGATCGCCGACTACAAGGACATCCTCGCCCGCCCGGAGCGTCAGCGCGCCATCGTCGGCGACGAGCTGCGCGAGATCGTCGAGAAGTACGGCGATGACCGCCGCACGGTGATCATCCCCGCCGACGGCGACGTCACCGACGAGGACCTGATCGCCCGCGAGGACGTCGTCGTCACCATCACCGAGACCGGGTACGCCAAGCGGACCCGCACGGACCTCTACCGCGCCCAGAAGCGTGGCGGCAAGGGTGTGCGCGGCGCGGAGCTCAAGCAGGACGACATCGTCCGGCACTTCTTCGTCTCCTCCACCCACGACTGGCTGCTGTTCTTCACCACCAAGGGCCGGGTCTACCGGGTCAAGGCCTACGAGCTCCCGGAGGCCAGCCGCACCGCGCGGGGACAGCACGTGGCCAATCTCCTGGCGTTCCAGCCGGAGGAGCGGATCGCCGGGGTCATCCGGATCAAGGGCTACCAGGACGCTCCGTACCTCGTGCTGGCCACCCGCAACGGCCTGGTCAAGAAGTCGCGTCTCGAGGACTACGACTCCCCGCGGTCGGGCGGCCTCATCGCCGTCAACCTCCGTGACGGTGACGAACTCGTGGGTGCGGCGCTCGCCGGCCCCGAGGACGACCTCCTCCTGGTTTCCGAGAAGGGTCAGTCGATCCGCTTCCACGCCAACGACGACACGCTCCGTCCCATGGGACGGGCCACGTCCGGTGTCATGGGGATGCGGTTCAATGACGGCGACGCGCTGTTGAGCATGTCGGTCGTCCGCTCGGAGATGGACGAGAACCAGCTCTTCCTCCTGGTGGCCACCGAGCGCGGGTACTCCAAGCGCACCGCGCTCGCCGAGTACGCGGCCCAGGGCCGGGGCGGAAAGGGCGTGCTCACGCTCATGTTCGATCCCAAGCGCGGCAAGCTCGTGGGTGCGACGATCGTGGAGTTGCAGGACGAGCTCTACGCCATCACCTCCAGTGGTGGCGTGATCCGAACGTTCGCCAAACAGGTCCGCAAGGCGGGCCGTCAGACCAAGGGCGTGCGTCTGATGAACCTGGCGGAGAACGACGCGCTGCTGGCGATCGCCCGCAACGCCGACGAGCCCGACGACGACGACCGGCGCGATGCCGCGTCCGAGAAGGAGTAG